A genomic region of Leptolyngbya sp. NIES-2104 contains the following coding sequences:
- a CDS encoding alpha/beta fold hydrolase has translation MITAPTVSTEYKIWMWKGFQVAYQAQGTEGIPVVLVHGFGASFFHWRKNIPELAKNCRVYAIDLIGFGKSAKPKPVEQIEYTFETWGDQIADFCREVIGEPAVLIGNSIGCIAVMQAAVDHPEIARSLALLNCSLRLLHDRHRATQPWIKRIGAPILQKVLQNQAFGQWFFSQIAKPKAVRNILLKAYVNSEAVTDELVELLLGAASDQGATAVFIAFTGYSSGPLPEDLLPKLPCCAIVLWGEKDPWEPIALGRKFADYPQVKEFIPLPNVGHCPQDEAPELVNPILQRWIEQTATESKNS, from the coding sequence ATGATCACGGCTCCTACAGTTTCAACGGAATACAAGATCTGGATGTGGAAAGGGTTCCAAGTCGCTTATCAAGCGCAAGGAACCGAAGGGATTCCCGTTGTTCTCGTGCATGGCTTCGGAGCTTCGTTTTTCCACTGGCGCAAAAACATTCCAGAACTGGCAAAAAATTGTCGGGTGTATGCAATCGACCTTATCGGCTTCGGTAAATCCGCTAAACCGAAACCCGTTGAGCAAATCGAATACACCTTTGAAACTTGGGGCGATCAGATTGCGGATTTCTGCCGTGAAGTGATCGGAGAGCCAGCAGTCTTGATCGGAAATTCGATTGGTTGTATTGCAGTGATGCAGGCAGCGGTCGATCATCCTGAAATTGCGCGATCGCTGGCTTTATTAAATTGCTCATTGAGACTATTGCACGATCGACATCGCGCCACACAGCCTTGGATTAAACGCATCGGTGCGCCGATTTTACAAAAAGTCCTGCAAAATCAAGCGTTTGGACAATGGTTTTTCAGTCAGATTGCTAAACCAAAAGCGGTTAGAAACATTCTGCTTAAAGCGTATGTAAACTCCGAAGCGGTCACAGATGAATTAGTAGAACTGCTACTCGGTGCAGCTTCAGATCAAGGGGCGACAGCCGTATTTATTGCATTTACTGGGTATTCTTCTGGACCTTTACCTGAAGATCTGTTGCCGAAACTGCCTTGTTGCGCGATCGTGCTTTGGGGCGAAAAAGATCCTTGGGAACCGATCGCGCTCGGTCGAAAATTTGCAGACTATCCGCAAGTCAAAGAATTCATTCCACTCCCGAACGTCGGGCACTGTCCCCAAGATGAAGCCCCCGAACTCGTCAACCCGATTCTGCAACGATGGATCGAGCAAACAGCAACCGAATCAAAAAATAGCTAA